The stretch of DNA GCCGCCGCAGCAGGTGCGCGGCGGTGAGGCCGGAGACTCCGGCGCCGATCACGACTACCGTCCCGGTCATCGCACCGGCTCCTCGCCCGCGAGCAGCGCGCGGACGAACCGCCTGGTCAACGCGTTCCATTCGGGCCTGCGCCGGAGCATGGCGTGCCCCGAGCGGGGAACTCGCCGGTAGGTCACCGCTGGCGCGTCCGGTTGCCGCCGCGCGCGCACCGCGTAGTCGGCCGACGCGGCCGCGGAGGTCACCCGGTCCTCGTCGCCGTGCGCGATCAGCACCGGCTTTCCGCGCAACTGCTCGACCGGTTCGTCCTGCTCGACCCACGGAGCCAGCGCGCAGACCCCGCGCACACCGGGCTCGCCCGTGAGCCGAAGCGCGACCCGGCCGCCGAGGGAGTGCCCGACCAGCACGATCCCGGCCTGCGGGTGCTCCCGCTGGATCCGCTCCAGCGCCCAGCGCGCGTCCGCGACGGCGTCCAGGTCCGGTTCGTTCCAGCCCCGGAAGCGGTTGCGCAGCAACCACACCTGCGCGGAGCAGCCGGCGCCTGCGCTGTGCAGCGACCGCGCCACGGCACGCATCCGCAGGTAGGCGAGCTGGTGGCCGCGTGCGGGGGCGTGGCTGGTGGCCCGCCCGCCGTGCAGCACCAGCACGATCGTGCCGGGGGTGTCCGCGCGGGAGCGCAGGACCCGCAGCTTGGGGGATTGCATACCCGTTGTTCGCAGCCGCCGGGCGTTCGGGCTGGTCGTTGTCGGATGGATCACAGCGAGCCGTCCGGGGCGCCGCGGGCTCCGAACCACCCGCGATCGAAACGCTCGGGGAAGGTGTGCGTGTTGCGTGCTCGGCAGGCTGCGGAACGGATCGAAGGCGTGCTGCGGGACCTCGTGGGAGTGCCGTTGCCGGTTGGCGTGGTGGCCTGGGACGGCAGCACCGCCGGTCCGCGCAGCGGGCCGCGGGTGGTGCTGCGCAGGCGGCGTGCGTTGCGGCATCTGCTGTTCAGCCCGGGTGAGCTCGGTCTGGCGCGGGCGTTCGTCTCCGGCGATCTCGACGTGGAAGGGGATCTCGCGGAAGGGTTGCGCCGTTGCTGGGCGGCGTTCCGCGAGCAGCGGGTGGACAAGCCGCGGTTCGGGCCTTCGGCGTGGCGGCGGATGCTGGGCGAGGCCGTCGCGCTCGGCGCCATCGGCCCGCGGCCGAAGCCGCCCGCCGGCGAGGCCCGCCCGAGCGGTGCGCTGCACAGCCGCCGCCGGGACCGCTCGGTGATCGCGCACCACTACGACACCGGCAACGAGTTCTACGAGCTGCTGCTGGATCCGAGCATGGCCTACTCCTGCGGGTACTTCACCGGCGACGGCGGGCTCGCCGAGGCGCAGCGGGCCAAGCTCGATCTGATCTGCCGCAAGCTCGGGCTAACCGCGGGGATGCGGCTGCTGGACGTCGGTTGCGGCTGGGGTTCGCTGATCCTGCACGCCGCGCGGCACTACGGGGTGCACGCCACCGGCGTGACGCTCTCCGCGCAGCAGGCCGGGCACGTGCAGCAGCGCATCGAGGAATCGGGGCTGTGCGGCCAGGTTCACGTGCGGCTGCAGGACTACCGGGAGGTCCGGGACGTCGAGCCGTTCGACGCGGTGGCCTCGATCGAAATGGGCGAGCACGTCGGCACGGACCAGTACCCGATCTACGCGGCCGCGCTGCACCGGCTGGCGCGGCCCGGTGCGCGGGTGCTCGTCCAGCAGATGTCCCGCGCCGGGACCGCGCCCGGCGGCGGCGCGTTCATCGAGTCCTACATCGCGCCGGACATGAGCATGGTGCCGGTCGGGCGCACCCTGGGGTTGCTGGAAGACGCCGGCCTGGAGATCCGGGACGTGGAGGCGATCCGGGAGCACTACGTGCGCACCGTCGAAGCGTGGGCGCGCACGCTGGACGAGAACTGGGACGCCGCGGTCGAGCTGGTCGGGCCGGAGCAGGCCAGGGTGTGGCGGCTGTACCTGGCGGGCGGCGGACTCGCGTTCGAGGAGAACCGCATGGGAGTCAACCAGATCCTCGCCGTTCGGCCCACTGTGGACGGACGTAGCGGACTGCCCGTCGCCGGGCGTTCGACCGTGCTGGAGGGTGTGCGATGAGCCCGTTCGCCGCCGCACCGCTGGCCGCGCTGGCCACGGTCCTGGCCAGCTACGGCATCGCCCGCCTGCGCGGGCGCTGGGACACGATCGACAGCGTCTGGGGTGCCGGTTTCGCGGTGATCGCGCTGGTCACCGCGCCGTTCGGAGCCGGAAGCCCGGCCGGGTGGGCCGTCGTGGCGCTCACCGCCGTGTGGGGTGTGCGGCTGTCGGTGCACCTGCACACCCGCAACGCGGGCAAGCCGGAAGACCGCCGCTACCGGGAGATGGCGCAGCGCTACGGCGATCGCGTCGGGGTGCTGATGTTCGTGCGGGTCTACCTCGTGCAGGGCGTCGTGCTGTGGTTCGTTTCGCTGCCCGTGCAGGCCGCGGTAGCCGCCGAGCCCGCGCTGCCGGGCGCGGCGGTGTTCGCGGTGCTCGGCGGCTTGGTGTGGCTGATCGGCTTCGTCTTCGAGGCGGTCGGGGATCGGCAGCTGCGCAGGTTCAAAGCGGACCCCGCCAACGAGAACGCGGTGCTCGACACCGGGCTTTGGCGCTACACGCGGCATCCGAACTACTTCGGGGACGCTTGCGTGTGGTGGGGGCTGTACCTGCTGGCGTGCCAGAGCTTCGTCGGTGTGGCGACCGTGCTCTCACCGGTGCTGATGACGTGGCTGCTCGCGCGCGGCACCGGCAAGCCGATGCTGGAACGCGGCCTGGCCGAACGTCGTCCCGCCTACGCCGACTACGTCGCGCGCACCAGCGGGTTCTTCCCTCTCCCGCCGCGGCGGTGAGTCAGGCGCGCGGCGACTCCCGCAGCAACCGGGCGGCTTCGGCCTTGGAGATCGTGGCCGTTCGGGCGCAGCGGGTGCAGGTGAGCGTCCGGCGGACGCGGACCGGGAACAGCGGGATGAAGAACACCGTGAACTTCGTGACCACCCGGTCCAGCACCGCTGCGTACTGCCCACCGCAGGCGTGGCAGACCAGCAACAGCACGCCCAGTCGCCGCGCGGTCCGCCGAAATCCGAAAAGGATGAACACGACACCAGCCTACTGCCGCCGCCCGCACCGGTTCGCCGACGGTGAACGGACCGTTCGGCGCTCCTATGTTGGGCAAATCCAGTCGGACGAACAGTCCGTTCACTCGGATCGACGTACTTGATCGCGGTGGTGCGTCGGCGTGTCGGACCCGGTCCGCGTACGCACGGTGGACTCTGAGCGAACGGACCGTTGGTCCGAACAGATTGGACGAGCAGGCCGTTCACTCGGATCGATTTGCTTGCGAAGGTCAGTTGCTGAGGTAGGAGAGGGCGGCGGTGACCAAGGTCCGGACGCCGGAGTCGATCGTGGGGTGCAGCGTCGGGGCGAACTGGGCGGAGTGGTTCGACGGGACATCCGGGCCGGGAGCGAGCGTGCCGTCCGCGGCGAACCGCGCCGGGTCGATGCCGCCGACGAACCAGAACACCGACGGCACTCCGGCGGCGCGCCCGAACTCGCCGAAGTCCTCGCTGCCGGTGATCAGCGGGCCGTCGTGCACCTGGTCCGGCCCGAACTCCTCGCGGAACCGCGCGGTCAGCGCCTCGGTCGCCGCTTCGTCGTTGACCGTCGGCGGGTAGGAGGCCGTGGCGGTGATCTCCGGTTCGCGCGGCGCCGCGGACGCCGTCGACTCCGCACGCACGATGCGCCGCACCGCCTCGTTGACCTTCTCCCGCACCGGTTCGGCGAACGAGCGGATGCTCAGCTGCAGCTCCGCCTCGTCCGGGATCACGTTCTCCTTGGCTCCCGCGTTCATCGCGCCGACGGTCACCACCGCCGCGTCGGTCGCCCCGATCTCCCTGGACACCACGGTCTGCAACCGCAGCACCGTCGAAGCCGCCAGCACCACCGGGTCGACCGTCGCCTCCGGCCGCGACCCGTGCCCGCCGCGGCCGAACAGCCGGACGTGCAGCGTGTCGCTGGCGGACATGGCCAGGCCGGAGCGGGTGAGCACGTGCCCGGCGGGCATCGGCGCGAGGTGCTGGCCGAGCGCCACGTCCGGGGTGCCGAAGCGGTCGAACAGCCCGTCCTCGACCATCGCGCGCGCACCGCCGCCGGCCTCCTCCGCGGGCTGGAGCACGAACAAGATCGTGCCGGACCAGGAATCCCGCCTCGCGGCAAGGCTTTCCGCCGCACCGAGCAGCCAGGTGACGTGCATGTCGTGCCCGCAGGCGTGCGCCACCGGAACCTCGATGCCCTGCGAATTCGTCGCGACCCGGGTGCTGGCGTAGGACAGCCCGGTCTCCTCCCGCACCGGCAGCGCGTCCATGTCGGCGCGCAGCAGCACGGTCGGCCCGGCACCGTTGCGCAGGACCCCGGCCACGCCGGTGCGGCCGATCCCGGTGGTGACTTCGCACCCGGCCGCGCGCAAGGCCTCCGCCCCGATGCCCGCGGTCCGGTGCTCCTCGAACGACAGCTCCGGGTTGCGGTGCAGGTCGACGTAGCGGCTTTCCAGGTCGCTCATGTTGCTCCTTCCGGCGGTACTGCCCGGAAGTCTCGGATCGCGTCGTGCTGCTTGCAACGTGCGCGAGAGCGACGCGACACGCGACGGGACGGTAGCGGGCCGAGCGGATGATCCCAGGGCGCGGTCGCCGGTGGAGGTCCACTCGCGACCATCCGTCGTGGACTGCTCCGGCCGCAGCACTGCGCGAACCGGCCGGACCCGCGGCGGTGCCTGCGGCAACGGTCCACCCGCTCGGCACCGCCGCGGTATCAGTACTTCCTGCTGGTGAGCATCCTGGTCAAGCCGGACAACTCCGCCGCCACCTCCGGTGCCGGGTCGGCCAGCCGCAGCTGCTCGTGCGCCTCCCGCTCGCACCGCTCGACGCGTTGCAGGCACCATTCCCGGCCGCCGGCCTCGGTCACCAGCTCGGCCGCCCGCACCGCGTCCTTTTCGGACAGTTCGGTGGCGCGCTCGTAGAGCTCGGCGAGTTCGCCGCCCGCCGCGGTGCCGGAGTTCAACGCGGCCACCACCGGCAGCGACTTCTTCCGGTTCCGCAGGTCCGAATGCACCGGTTTCCCGGTCACCGCCGGATCGCCCCAAATGCCAAGCAGGTCGTCCACCAGCTGGAACGCCAAGCCGAGCCGGGTGCCGAAGCGCCGCAACCGCTGCGCCCGCTCCGGCTCGGCACCGCCGAACGAAGCGCCGAGCGCGCAACTGCAACCCAGCAGCGAAGCCGTTTTCGCGCTCACCATCGTCAAGCACTCCGGCAGCGCCACATCGGAGCGGCGCTCGAACGACATGTCCGCGCTCTGCCCGTCGACCAGGTTCAGCACCGTGCTGTTGAGCTCCTGCAACCCGGACATCGCAGCCGGATGCCCGCTGGCGGTGAGCACATCCGCAGCCAGCGTCAGCAGCGCGTCACCGGCGAGGATCGCCGCACCCGAACCGAACACCCGCCACGCCGTTGGCCGGTGCCTGCGGGTCAGGTCGCCGTCCATCACGTCGTCGTGCAGCAGCGAGAAGTTGTGCACCAGCTCCACGGCCACCGCCGCGGGCAGCGCCGACTCGGCGTCCGCGCCGACGGCACGCGCCGAGAGCAGCACCAGGTTCGGCCGGATCGCCTTGCCCGCCGGAGCCTCCACCGGTGCGCCGTGCTCGTCCCACCAGCCGAAGTGGTGCCCGACGATGCGGCTCATCGACTCCGGCAGCGTGCCCACGGCCGCACGCAGCGCGGGGTCCAGCAGGGCGCGCCCGGCCGCGAGGGTGTCGGGCACGCCGTCGACTCCCGTGCTCATCCGCGAAGTCCCTTCACCGCGTGGTCTCGACGTGTTCGAGCACCCCGAGCGCGTCCGGCACCAGCACCGCCGCCGAGTAGTAGGTGCTGACCAGGTAGGAGCTCACCGCGTGCTCGTCGAGGTTCATGAACCGCGCGTTCAGGCCCGGCTCGAGCTCGTCCGGGATGCCGGTCTGGTGCAGACCGATCACGCCGCTGTCCTCGGCGCCGGTGCGCATCGCCAGGATCGAGGTGCTCCCGGACTCGTCGATCGGAATCTTGTTGCACGGCAGCAGCGGAACTCCGCGCCAGCCGGTCAACCGCGCGCCGTCGGTTTCGACGGTGTCCGGCACCACGCCGCGCTTGTTGCACTCGCGGCCGAACGCCGCGATCGCCTTGGGATGCGCGGCGAACAGCTTCGTCCCGCGCCGCCGGGACAGCAGCTCGTCCAGGTCGTCCGGCGCGGGCGGGCCGGTGCGGGTGTGGATCCGCTGCGAGAGGTCGGCGTTGTGCAGCAGTCCGAAATCGCGGCTGTTGACCAGGTCGTTCTCCTGGCGTTCGCGCAGCGCCTGGATGGTCAGCCGCAGCTGCTGCTCGGTCTGGTCCATCGGCGTGCTGTAGAGGTCGGTGACCCGCGTGTGCACCCGCAGGATGCTTTGCGCGACGGCCAGTTCGTACTCGCGCGGCGCGGTCTCGTAGTCGACGAAGGTGCCGCCGAGCAGCTGTTCCCCGGAATGCCCCGAGTTGATGCCGATCTCGGCCTCGCCGTGCTTGTTCTGCGCCTTGCGCGGCCGCGACCCGACCTGCTCCAGATGTGCCCGCAGCGAATCCGTGCGGTCGCGGATCTCCTGCAGCACCGGGGAACGCAGCGCCAGCACCGTGCACGCGGTGACGGCTTTGAGATCGCACCGCCAGTTGCCGTCCTCGCCGGTCAGCACCTCGTCGCCGATGTGGTCGCCGTCGGCGATCATGCCGAGCACCGCGTCGTCGCCGTACTGGCCGCGGGTGAGCTTGTGCACCTTGCCGTGCGCGACCAGCAGCAGCCGGTCGATCGGCTGGCCCGCCTCGGCGATCACGTCGCCCGCGGCGTACTCGTGCTGGGTGAACCGGTCGGCCAGCGCGCCGAGCGCGCCGGAGTCGTCGAATCCGCGCAGCGCGGGCAGTTCCCGCAGCTCCTGCGGCACGACCTGCACGTGCGCGCCGGTGTTGACGAAGGTGATGCGCCCGTCGCCGAGCGTGTAGGTCAACCGCCGGTTCACCCGGTACGTGCCCGCGGTGGCCTCCACCCACGGCAGCTTGCGCAGCAGCCAGCGGGAACTGATGCCCTGCATCTGCGGCGGAGTCTTGGTGGTGGTCGCCAGGTTCCGCGCCGCGGCGGTGCCCAGGCTCAGCGCCGGGCGGTCGGTCTGCTGCCGGTCTGCGGTGTCGATCTCGCGGGTCATGCGGCTCCCGTCGGTTCCGAGCCTGTTCTGGATCATGTTGCGTGGGTGGTCGGGTAGCGGTGCCGGTCGCTCCGGTGGTGTGAGTGGCTACGGGTTCGCAGCGAGTGAACGGACCGTTCGCCCGAACTATTGGGGCGAACAGGCCGTTCACTCCGAACGCCGCTGCGCGCCGACCACCGGCCACAGTGGACGCCGTCGTTTCGGTCCACAGTGGATAGCTGTCGGCCGGGGCTTGCGGCCGAGGCCGGTGACCCCGGCCGCCCCGGGCTTCAGCCGTCGCGCCCGACCTCGACGTTCTCCAGCACGCCGAGCGCGTCCGGGGTCAGCACCGCCGCCGAGTAGTAGGTGCTGACCAGGTAGGAGATCACCGCGCTCTCGTTGATCCCCATGAACCGCACCGACAGGCCCGGCTGGTACTCGTCCGGGATGCCGGTCTGGTGCAGGCCCACCACGCCCTGGTTCTGCTCGCCCGCGCGCAGCAGCATGATCGAGCTCGACCGCGTCTCGGACACGCCGATCTTGTTGCAGGGCAGCAGCGGCACACCGCGCCACGCCGGGAAGTGGTGCCCGCCGAACTCCACGTTCTGCGGGTACAGGCCGCGGTGGCTGCACTCGCGGCCGAACGCCGCGATCGCGCGCGGGTGCGCCAGGAAGAAGCTGGGTTCCTTCCACACCGTGGACAGCAGCTCGTCCATGTCGTCGGGTGTGGGCGGGCCGGTGCGGGTGTGGATGCGCTGCGCGAGGTCGGCGTTGTGCAGCAGCCCGAAGTCGCGGTTGTTGATCAGCTCCTGCTCCTGGCGCTCGCGCAGCGCCTGGATGGTCAGCCGCAGCTGCTGCTCGGTCTGGTTCATCGGCTGGTTGTAGAGGTCCGCGACGCGGCTGTGCACCCGCAGCACCGTCTGCGCGACGCTGAGCTCGTACTCCCGCGGCGAGAGCTCGTAATCCACGTAGGTGCCGGCGAGTTCGGTCTCGCCGACGTGCCCGGAGCTGATGTCGATCTCGGCCTCGCCGTGCTCGTTCTGCGGCTTCGGCCGGTCGCTCAGCGCCTGCTGGATGTGCGTGCGCAGCGACTCCGCCGCGTTCATCTCCTGCAGGCTCTGGTGCCGCAGGGTGAGCACGGTGCAGCCGGTCACGGCCTTGACGGTGTGCTTCCACGAGCCGTCCGCGGAGGCCAGCGCCTCCGCGCCGAAGTACTCCCCGCTGGCCATCACGCCGAGCACGGTGTCGTCGCCGTACTCCCCGCGGCCGATCTTGTTGGCCTTGCCGTGCGCGAGCAGGAACACCTGGTCCACCGGTTGCCCGGACTCGACGATCACGTCGCCGGGGCCGAACTCCTGCTGCACGAAGCGGTCCGCGAGCGCGCCCAGCGCCGACTCGTCGTCGAACCCGCGCAGCAGCGGCAGTTCGCGCAGCTCCTGCGGGATGACGCGGACTTCGCTGCCGGTGTTGGTGCAGGTGATCCGGCCGTCGCCGAGGGTGTAGGTGAGCCGGCGGTTGACCCGGTAGGTGCCGCCTGCGGCCTGCGTCCAGGGCAGCATCTTCAGCAGCCACCGCGAGGTGACGCCCTGCATCTGCGGCGGGGTCTTCGTCGTGGTCGCCAGGTTCCGCGCCGCTGCGGTGCCCAGGCTCAGCTGCGGCCGCTCGTTCTCATCGACACCCGTATCCGCCACGGTCACGAGGTACACCACCCAATCTTCGCTACGAGGTTGTTGCCTGGTCTTCGGGACGGGATCCCGGATTCCCGCGGTAGTCGGCCAGGAGTTCACCGACCGAGCCGGTGAACCGCCGGTCACCGGGCGCGAGCCGGTACCGGGACCACGTCCAGGGATGGTTTCGGGCGCGCACATCGAGGGGTTGTGCGCACCCGCACCGGCCCGTGCCGAATCCGGCGGCGGGCAGCATTGCCCGCACACCCGTCAATTGCACGGATCGATCGCGTTGTCCGGTCGCGCTTGTGCGTTTCCAGCGGTGATTCCGGCGCGCGGTCGGCATTTGGGCCGACGATTCCGGCCGGGTCGAGTTCTCTCGATCAGTTGCTTGGCGGTGCAGACGCTAGCACCGCCGGATGGACCCGTATAGTCACCCGAAGGAGCTAAGCGATGGGGCTCGATCGTTCCGTGACCGATTTCCTCGATGATCACTCGATCGGCCTGTTGCATCACTTGAAGTAGTTGTTGGTGGAACGAATTCCTGGGCTTCGAGCGCTGCGCCGCGCGGCGTTGCGATTAACGGGGCCGGTTTCTCGGTCGAATTGCATTCGGTGCGTGCGCACTCCTGCTCTGACCGGGGGAGCAGGAGCGCGCTGCTCGCTTGGCGAAGCCGGTTGCCGCCGCGGCGCATCGCTGCAGTAGCGTTCTGTGCGGGGAAAACTCAGCTCGCCGACAAAATCTCAGGTTTCTCGAAATCGGCTCGGACGTGCGGGTTGTCGTGGGGGACTGTTGGTAGCGGCGTGCGATCAGCGTGGGATGTTTCGCGATGGCGTCGCGTGCGGGCGGCGCCTACTGGGTCGGAGGAGGACGGCCACGATGCGGTGGAATCTGCGGCTGGCGGCGGCCAATCGCGGTATCTGGAAAGCGGGCGAACTGCAGCGCAGGCTGGCCGAGCGGGGACTGGTCGTGTCCGCGGGCAAGATGTCCGCGCTGTGGTCCGGGCAGCCCAGCAGCGTGAAGCTGGACGATTTGGACGTGCTGTGCGCGGTGCTCGGCTGCGAAGTCGGGGAACTGCTCATTCCGCAGCCGGAACGGGTGCCGCCGGCGAGCTCTTCCGCGGATCCCGGTGGTGCGGCCGAAACCGGCGAGTCCGGGCGGTCCGGTTCCGGATGAGCGTTTCCGGAGGACCGTGCGCGCGATACCTTTT from Saccharopolyspora sp. SCSIO 74807 encodes:
- a CDS encoding alpha/beta fold hydrolase, whose amino-acid sequence is MQSPKLRVLRSRADTPGTIVLVLHGGRATSHAPARGHQLAYLRMRAVARSLHSAGAGCSAQVWLLRNRFRGWNEPDLDAVADARWALERIQREHPQAGIVLVGHSLGGRVALRLTGEPGVRGVCALAPWVEQDEPVEQLRGKPVLIAHGDEDRVTSAAASADYAVRARRQPDAPAVTYRRVPRSGHAMLRRRPEWNALTRRFVRALLAGEEPVR
- a CDS encoding cyclopropane-fatty-acyl-phospholipid synthase family protein, whose product is MRARQAAERIEGVLRDLVGVPLPVGVVAWDGSTAGPRSGPRVVLRRRRALRHLLFSPGELGLARAFVSGDLDVEGDLAEGLRRCWAAFREQRVDKPRFGPSAWRRMLGEAVALGAIGPRPKPPAGEARPSGALHSRRRDRSVIAHHYDTGNEFYELLLDPSMAYSCGYFTGDGGLAEAQRAKLDLICRKLGLTAGMRLLDVGCGWGSLILHAARHYGVHATGVTLSAQQAGHVQQRIEESGLCGQVHVRLQDYREVRDVEPFDAVASIEMGEHVGTDQYPIYAAALHRLARPGARVLVQQMSRAGTAPGGGAFIESYIAPDMSMVPVGRTLGLLEDAGLEIRDVEAIREHYVRTVEAWARTLDENWDAAVELVGPEQARVWRLYLAGGGLAFEENRMGVNQILAVRPTVDGRSGLPVAGRSTVLEGVR
- a CDS encoding DUF1295 domain-containing protein codes for the protein MSPFAAAPLAALATVLASYGIARLRGRWDTIDSVWGAGFAVIALVTAPFGAGSPAGWAVVALTAVWGVRLSVHLHTRNAGKPEDRRYREMAQRYGDRVGVLMFVRVYLVQGVVLWFVSLPVQAAVAAEPALPGAAVFAVLGGLVWLIGFVFEAVGDRQLRRFKADPANENAVLDTGLWRYTRHPNYFGDACVWWGLYLLACQSFVGVATVLSPVLMTWLLARGTGKPMLERGLAERRPAYADYVARTSGFFPLPPRR
- a CDS encoding zinc-ribbon domain-containing protein; its protein translation is MFILFGFRRTARRLGVLLLVCHACGGQYAAVLDRVVTKFTVFFIPLFPVRVRRTLTCTRCARTATISKAEAARLLRESPRA
- a CDS encoding amidohydrolase codes for the protein MSDLESRYVDLHRNPELSFEEHRTAGIGAEALRAAGCEVTTGIGRTGVAGVLRNGAGPTVLLRADMDALPVREETGLSYASTRVATNSQGIEVPVAHACGHDMHVTWLLGAAESLAARRDSWSGTILFVLQPAEEAGGGARAMVEDGLFDRFGTPDVALGQHLAPMPAGHVLTRSGLAMSASDTLHVRLFGRGGHGSRPEATVDPVVLAASTVLRLQTVVSREIGATDAAVVTVGAMNAGAKENVIPDEAELQLSIRSFAEPVREKVNEAVRRIVRAESTASAAPREPEITATASYPPTVNDEAATEALTARFREEFGPDQVHDGPLITGSEDFGEFGRAAGVPSVFWFVGGIDPARFAADGTLAPGPDVPSNHSAQFAPTLHPTIDSGVRTLVTAALSYLSN
- a CDS encoding family 2 encapsulin nanocompartment cargo protein polyprenyl transferase yields the protein MSTGVDGVPDTLAAGRALLDPALRAAVGTLPESMSRIVGHHFGWWDEHGAPVEAPAGKAIRPNLVLLSARAVGADAESALPAAVAVELVHNFSLLHDDVMDGDLTRRHRPTAWRVFGSGAAILAGDALLTLAADVLTASGHPAAMSGLQELNSTVLNLVDGQSADMSFERRSDVALPECLTMVSAKTASLLGCSCALGASFGGAEPERAQRLRRFGTRLGLAFQLVDDLLGIWGDPAVTGKPVHSDLRNRKKSLPVVAALNSGTAAGGELAELYERATELSEKDAVRAAELVTEAGGREWCLQRVERCEREAHEQLRLADPAPEVAAELSGLTRMLTSRKY
- a CDS encoding family 2B encapsulin nanocompartment shell protein, which produces MTREIDTADRQQTDRPALSLGTAAARNLATTTKTPPQMQGISSRWLLRKLPWVEATAGTYRVNRRLTYTLGDGRITFVNTGAHVQVVPQELRELPALRGFDDSGALGALADRFTQHEYAAGDVIAEAGQPIDRLLLVAHGKVHKLTRGQYGDDAVLGMIADGDHIGDEVLTGEDGNWRCDLKAVTACTVLALRSPVLQEIRDRTDSLRAHLEQVGSRPRKAQNKHGEAEIGINSGHSGEQLLGGTFVDYETAPREYELAVAQSILRVHTRVTDLYSTPMDQTEQQLRLTIQALRERQENDLVNSRDFGLLHNADLSQRIHTRTGPPAPDDLDELLSRRRGTKLFAAHPKAIAAFGRECNKRGVVPDTVETDGARLTGWRGVPLLPCNKIPIDESGSTSILAMRTGAEDSGVIGLHQTGIPDELEPGLNARFMNLDEHAVSSYLVSTYYSAAVLVPDALGVLEHVETTR
- a CDS encoding family 2B encapsulin nanocompartment shell protein, which produces MTVADTGVDENERPQLSLGTAAARNLATTTKTPPQMQGVTSRWLLKMLPWTQAAGGTYRVNRRLTYTLGDGRITCTNTGSEVRVIPQELRELPLLRGFDDESALGALADRFVQQEFGPGDVIVESGQPVDQVFLLAHGKANKIGRGEYGDDTVLGVMASGEYFGAEALASADGSWKHTVKAVTGCTVLTLRHQSLQEMNAAESLRTHIQQALSDRPKPQNEHGEAEIDISSGHVGETELAGTYVDYELSPREYELSVAQTVLRVHSRVADLYNQPMNQTEQQLRLTIQALRERQEQELINNRDFGLLHNADLAQRIHTRTGPPTPDDMDELLSTVWKEPSFFLAHPRAIAAFGRECSHRGLYPQNVEFGGHHFPAWRGVPLLPCNKIGVSETRSSSIMLLRAGEQNQGVVGLHQTGIPDEYQPGLSVRFMGINESAVISYLVSTYYSAAVLTPDALGVLENVEVGRDG
- a CDS encoding helix-turn-helix transcriptional regulator, which codes for MRWNLRLAAANRGIWKAGELQRRLAERGLVVSAGKMSALWSGQPSSVKLDDLDVLCAVLGCEVGELLIPQPERVPPASSSADPGGAAETGESGRSGSG